The following is a genomic window from Adhaeribacter radiodurans.
ACTTATTTTTTCCTGCTTCGGCTACCGAAACCAAAACCTTACGGTATGTTCAAGCTAATATTCATGATTTTGCCTGGTTTGCCGACAAGCGTTTTAACGTTTTAAAAAGTGAGGTAATTTTACCAAATTCAAATCGCACGGTTACTACCTGGCTGCTCTTTTTAAATAAAAATGCTACGGCCTGGGTAAACAGTTTAAAGGATATTAACCGGGCGGTAAAAAATTACTCTGAGTGGGTGGGCGAATACCCGTATGAGCAAGCTACGGCTGTAGATGGTGCCTTAAGTGCTGGTTCAGGCATGGAATATCCCATGGTAACCGTTACCGACCCCGAAGCAATTGTGCACGAAGTAGGTCATAACTGGTTTTACGGCATACTAGCCACGAATGAACGGGATTATGCCTGGATGGACGAAGGAATAAATTCTTATTATGAGTTTCGCGTAAGCGAGCAAGAAGATCCTAACTATAGTCAGTTATCCTTTCTGGTAACGAATAAAAATCTCCGGAGTCTGTTCGGGCTGGAAAATGTGCATGCCAACACCTTAAATTTACTATTATATCAAATGGCAGCGAGCCGGGGTTTAGATCAGCCGGTACAGTTACCCTCGGCTAATTTTACTTCTACCAACTACGGAGCCATTGTGTATTTAAAAATGGGAATCCTGTTTAAATACTTGGCGGGCTATTTAGGCCAGGAACGCTTTGATAAAGCCATGCAAGCGTATTTTCAGAAGTGGCAGTTCCGACATCCTTACCCCGAAGATTTACAGGCGGTACTGGAACAGGAAAGCGGGGAAAAACTGGACTGGTTTTTTCATAACTTAATTAAAACCACTTCTCCGGTTGATGCGGCAGTAACGAATGTTACTACCTCCGGCTCTACTTTACAGGTTACCATCCAAAACCGGTCGGCCTTTCCTGTTGCTGTACCCGTTGCGGCGGTAGATGCGGACAACAAAATTCTGGAACTGCATTGGACCGGCCCAATGGTGCACGACCAAAAGTTAATTTTTAAGAATGCCGCCGATGCCCGTAAAATTTTAATTGACCCGGAAAATATTGTACCCGAAATAAACCGCACCAATAACCAATATAAATTAACAGGTTCATTTCCTTTACAGGAAAAACTCAAATTGCAGTTTCTGGCCGGAATAGAACAACCCGACCGCAAACAGCTGTATTACCTGCCTGTAGTTGGGGCCAATACCTACGATAAATTTATGTTGGGTTTAGCAGTTTATAACAGTTCGCTCATTCAAAAAAAAGTAAATTATGCGGTTATACCACTGTACAGTTTCGGGCAAAACAAGGTAAACGGCATGGGCGCATTCAACTTAAATATCTTACCCAGAAAAAATATGGGAAGTACTACGTTGGGCTTTCAGGTTTCCCGATTCGAGCGTTTTATTAAATATGAGCCTTTTCTTACTATAAATTGGCCCAAAAGCAGCGGGTATGCGCCGGATAATCAGTTACGCTTCAGCTCCACTCACGTGAGTTCGCTTCAACAGGTAGAATTAGATAGGCCGGAAACTAATTTTGAGTATACTTTTGCTTATACCATTCCTTCGGTGCAATACCGTATATCGAGCAACAACGCCGTAACCCGGCTGGCCGCGAAAGCAGAAGCTACTATTTTTATTGTGAATCAGAACATTACTACCCAAAACAAACCCCTATTAGGTAAGCTAACTTTAGAGTACGACCACGAGTATCAAAAAGGTAAAAAGTGGCAAATCCGATTTTTTGCGGGCAAGTTTTTCGGCAATAAGCCACAAGGTTTGGGTTATGAGCAGTTCTGGTTAGGTTTGAGCGGCAGCCAGGATTATAAAAAAGAAAGTATTTTCCTGGATCGGTCGCAGCAGAGCCGCGCGCTTACGGCATTTGTGCACCAAACCGACAACCGGGAAGGAGCATTTAAAAACTACCTGCCCGTTTATGCCGACCGGTGGTTAACTACCCTAAACGTAGCGGCTGATTTACCAGTTACTCCCTTTAGCACTTACGCCGATTTGGGCTTGGCTTCTTTTAGTACCGATCCGATTTTTACCAATAAACAAACTAAATTTTATTATGGTAGCGGGCTTAGTTTGCGCGGCAGTAAACTTTTACAATTGTATTTTCCGGTAGTAGGTAGTAATTACAAAAATAATATTCCATCTAGCTTCAAAGATTTTACCCGAAACATCCGGTTTGCTTTAAATTTAGCGGCTTATAATCCTTTTCAATTTATTAGTAATACTTTAAAACAATGAGTCAGTTTAGGTCTGGTTATGGCTGGTGGGTGGTACTTGCCTTGGGAGTAATAGCTTGTAAAACAGATTATGAGAATTTGCCCGCCTTTACCGAAAAAAAGTACTTACAAGCTGTAGTTGAAATACCTGCCGGTACCAATCAGGTACTAAAATATGACTCTAAAACGCAAGAGTTTCGCAATACTACTGGCCAATCCATTCAATTTTTACCTTATCCTGGCAATTTTGGGTTTATTCCGTCTACTAAAACACCCGGCGAAAAAGCCGGCGATGAACAAGCCATGGATATTTTAGTATTATCTGAAAGTCAGCCGAGTGGTACGGTAATAGAAGTTTTACCCATTGGTATGTTATTGCTGGAGCGCGACGGCTTGCCCGACCCCAAAGTAATTGCTGTACCAGCTAAACCCACCCAGCAAATTATGGAGGCCACCGACTACGCTACTCTTAACCGGAAATACCCCGCAATTAAGGAAATAATTACCCAATGGTTCGCGCATGCCAACCCAAGCCAGAAGGTACGTATTTTAGGCTGGAAAAATGAACGCTACACCGAAGATGAGATCAGACGACGACTGCGGTAGAAGGATGAAGAAATAAGGTGTTCAAAAGTGAGTATTATTTTCAACAACCAGTCTACAGGTCTATTTACCAATTAAAATAAAAGGCGCCCAGTAATACGGCTGGCTATACCGGTCCTGCTTAAGCATTTTACGTTTGGCTGCATGCAAAGCCCTTGCTTTACTTTTTCCAGAAAGTAGTTGCCGATAAAAGTCTTCCATTAAATCAGCCGTAGACTCATCCGATACCTTCCAGACAGACACCATTATATTTTTTGCTCCGGCATACAATAAGGCTCTGGTTAAGCCAATAACCCCTTCGCTCGGAACAATTTTTCCTAAACCGGTTTCACAAGCGGAGAGCGTAACCAAATCGGCTTTTAAATGCAAGTTGTATATTTCTCCGGTATACAAAATTCCATCCTCCTGGTCAGTTTTGTCCGGGGCAAGTACCAAACCAGAAAGCTCCGGGTACTTTTCGTTCACAAAACCATGAGTAGCTAAATGAATGAAATTATATTGAGCCGTTTCCAGGCTTTTTATTTGATTCTCACTGGCTTGTTGATGTAGGAAAACCTTGGCCGGCACTCCCTTGGCCTGGAACAGTTGAGCAATATTTTTAACTTCTCTTTCCGAAGCAGGTAAAGGTCGGGGGTACTTCCCTTCCAGCAGCAAAGTTTCTGGTATTATATTATTGCGGACATCCGAATAATATTTTTTATTTCTTTCAATATCTACATTGTCTAATTGCTGATTTATAATCTGAGAGGTAATATTATTTCTATTATTTACTCTTTCTAATTCACTTTCTTCGTAATTCTCCTGGTGAAAAAGTTTGGTTTGGATATTGGCGCGCTGATTACTCCGGGCAGGGGATTCAAATACAGGAGCCATCGCCAATAATTGTTTATTTTCTGTTTCCTGGGTTTGAATTAATCGCTCGTATAACAGCCCGGCCGAATAGGCATAACTAACGTTATATTTTTTTAATAAATACGCTTTTCGTTTATCTTCCTTAACTTCTCTCGGTTTGGTGAGCAATGCCTCAAAAGGAAAAGTGGTTAACTCCCCTGCCGGAATAATAATTAATGATTTAATAGATTTAGGAAGAGAAGCAGGAATAAATAATTGGTATAAGGCGTAGGCAACTTGCTGGTGCAAATCATGATCCTTATAAAGTATACTTTCACGGAAAGCAGTTAACCGCCGCTGAAAAAGGCTATCTAAAACAACAGATTCTACCTTGTAAAATTTACGGCCCATAATAAATACCTGCAGGAGAGTATCTGTTAGTACGTAGTCTAACAAAGCTGTTTTTTCATCTAACACCCCTTGCAATTGCTTTGGTGTTACTGCTTGCAGTTGGTATTTGAGGCTATAAAATTTAGGGTATTTCTTTTCGAGTTGATTTACCAGTTTTTCCTGTTGCAGATGCGCCCGAAACAAGTTATTCTGATAGAACACTAATTTACTACTATCTGCCTCTTTTCCTTTAGCAAGTTCCTTCACCAAACGCTGCGAGAACTGAGCCATTTGGCTACGAAATAGTTGATCTTGTTGTAACAGGGAATCAGGAATTTCGGCAAACGTTTTAGCTTTTGATTCGGCCAGCGAAGCAGTAAGCACACTGGCTTTTCCCCGTTCTGCAAAGTAGAAAGCCTTATCTAAATAGCGTTGATCTTTGGTTAATTGATACACTTTTAAACACAAAGGCAATGCCTGTTGATATAGCTTCATGGCACTGGCCGTAAAAGCTACTTTATCGTTTTCGCCGGTATAATTTTGCTGAATTTTATAAGCTACAGAATCTGCGGAGCAGGAAGTTTGCAGCGCCAGAATTAAATCTTTAATGGCGTGCGATTGGTTAAATAAATGTTCCAATACTTCTGCCTTCGACTGCAGCGATAAAAGTAAAGTTACGGGAGTGAGATAAGGTTTAGTATGCCCGGCAAGAATAGGATTGTGCGAAATTAAAGAATCCTGAAAGGAAGGCACATTGGCCATTATAGCCTTCTGAAATAATTGTAAAGATTTTCTGGGCTCGTCTTTAAGGCGGTAAACATTACCTAGGTAATTATAGGTATCGGCCACGCCCGGATGGGCATTTCCAAATGTTTTCCGGTAACCTTGCAAGGCTTTCTGATGATACTCTAAAGCTAATTTATAGTCGCCTTGTGCCTGGTAAATATTGCCCAGATTGTTATAGGCTTCCGCCACCCCGGGATGTGATTCGCCTAGAGACTTAAGATAAGTGTTTACTGCCTTCTGATGGTATTCTAAAGCCTTTCCGTAATCCTTTTTAGCATAATATAACTTACCTAAATTATTATAAGAATCTGCTACTTTCGGGTGCGATTCATTTAAAACTTTGAGCCGGATGAGCAACGCTTTCTGATGATATTCCAAAGCCAGTGTATAATCGCCTTTTGCCTGGTAAATATTGCCCAGGTTGTTGTAAGAATCTGCTACATTATGGTGCATTTCACCGTGAACAGCCACCCGGATTTGTAATGCTTTATGGAAATACTCTAAAGCCTTATCATACTCTCCTTTCGCGGCGTAAACGTTGCCGATTACGTAGTACGAATTACCTACGCTGGTATGTGCTTCGCCGGACACCACCCGCCGAATTTCTAAGGTTTGCTGGTAATTTTCCAGGGCTTTATCGTACTCGCCTTTATCGAAATAAGTATTTCCCAATTCCTTATAAGAATCTGCAACTGCCGGATGAACTTTTCCGAATGTAGCCAGAAAACCCTGCAACGCTTTTTGATGATATTCTAAAGCCTTTTCATATTCCCCCGTAACTTGGTACAGGCTGCCCAATCGAATATAAGATTCTGAAACAGAATGATGGCTCTCCTTTAAAGTGGCTCTCCGAATCTGTAAACCCTTTTGCAGATATTCTAAAGCTTTAGTGTACTCCCCTCTAACCCGGTACAAACTACCCAGGTTGTTGTAGGAATCTGCTGTTCTAAGATGCTTTTCGCCATAAATAGTACGCCGCATCTGTAATGCCTTTAAATGGTATTCTAATGCTGTATCGTACTCGCCTTTGTGCTGATATACACTACCCAAGCTATTATAGGAATTTGCTACTTCCGGATGAATTTTACCGAAGTGGGCCAGCCGGCTTTTTAAAGCTTTCTGATGGTTATCCAGAGCTTTATCAAACTCCCTTTTATAAAAATAAATATTACCGATAAGAAAATAAGAATAAGCTAAATCCGGATGGGTGTTACCCAGAAAAGAACGGCGAATTTGTACTGATTTCTGGAAGTAGGCTAAGGCCTTATCGTACTCTGCTTTACTGGTATAAACATTACCTAAGTTAATATACGAGTCTACTAATTTAAGATGATCATCGCCGAATAAGGTACGCTGAATCTGCAATACTTTATTATAATAAGTTAAAGCTTTATCGTACTCGCCCTTTTCAAAATAAATAGTACCCAGGTTGGTGTAGGGTACTACCACCAGAGTGGTATCTTTTAGGTTCGTTAAACTTTCCTGTAACGTCTGGCCGGCCTTTTTTAAAGCTTCATTGTACCGGCCCAGTAAGATTAAACTATGAGTAAATTCGTTATCGCAATCTATATGTTTGCGCCAGAGCCGCTGCTTTTTAAATTGCTGAGATGCTTTCTCGAACAACACTAAAGAACTAGTATAATTACCTTTTTGCTGCAACCGTAATGCTTGCTGGTACCATTTTTTAGCGGATCGGCTTTGATTTTCAAATGGCTGTTGTTGAGCAGAGACTAACCTGGTAAAAATTAGTAAAAAGAGAGCAGTTAGAAGTAAAGATTTCATCATAAAATCAGGAATGAAAGGAAAAGAAATCTTTAAGTTAAATCAACACTCACATTAAAACATTGCTACAGTAGCTTTTACAAAAATTTACTTGTAATTTAACTCTAGCTCAATGAAATATAATATAAAAAACATTA
Proteins encoded in this region:
- a CDS encoding M1 family metallopeptidase, which translates into the protein MIKKLIWLFFLLFPAKIFAQAYWQQEVNYKINVTLNDQKHTLTATEELEYSNHSPDQLTFIYFHLWPNAYQNNQTALGKQLLRLKKSDFYFAAPEERGYITNLDFKVNGQSAKLEYDEQNPDIGKLILNEPLLSGQRVVITTPFTVKIPGSFSRFGHLGQSYQITQWFPKPAVYDKKGWHPMPYLDQGEFYSEFGKFEVAITLPANYIVGATGVLQNSEERARMDALAAETAAKTTFTEDLFFPASATETKTLRYVQANIHDFAWFADKRFNVLKSEVILPNSNRTVTTWLLFLNKNATAWVNSLKDINRAVKNYSEWVGEYPYEQATAVDGALSAGSGMEYPMVTVTDPEAIVHEVGHNWFYGILATNERDYAWMDEGINSYYEFRVSEQEDPNYSQLSFLVTNKNLRSLFGLENVHANTLNLLLYQMAASRGLDQPVQLPSANFTSTNYGAIVYLKMGILFKYLAGYLGQERFDKAMQAYFQKWQFRHPYPEDLQAVLEQESGEKLDWFFHNLIKTTSPVDAAVTNVTTSGSTLQVTIQNRSAFPVAVPVAAVDADNKILELHWTGPMVHDQKLIFKNAADARKILIDPENIVPEINRTNNQYKLTGSFPLQEKLKLQFLAGIEQPDRKQLYYLPVVGANTYDKFMLGLAVYNSSLIQKKVNYAVIPLYSFGQNKVNGMGAFNLNILPRKNMGSTTLGFQVSRFERFIKYEPFLTINWPKSSGYAPDNQLRFSSTHVSSLQQVELDRPETNFEYTFAYTIPSVQYRISSNNAVTRLAAKAEATIFIVNQNITTQNKPLLGKLTLEYDHEYQKGKKWQIRFFAGKFFGNKPQGLGYEQFWLGLSGSQDYKKESIFLDRSQQSRALTAFVHQTDNREGAFKNYLPVYADRWLTTLNVAADLPVTPFSTYADLGLASFSTDPIFTNKQTKFYYGSGLSLRGSKLLQLYFPVVGSNYKNNIPSSFKDFTRNIRFALNLAAYNPFQFISNTLKQ
- a CDS encoding CHAT domain-containing protein, which codes for MMKSLLLTALFLLIFTRLVSAQQQPFENQSRSAKKWYQQALRLQQKGNYTSSLVLFEKASQQFKKQRLWRKHIDCDNEFTHSLILLGRYNEALKKAGQTLQESLTNLKDTTLVVVPYTNLGTIYFEKGEYDKALTYYNKVLQIQRTLFGDDHLKLVDSYINLGNVYTSKAEYDKALAYFQKSVQIRRSFLGNTHPDLAYSYFLIGNIYFYKREFDKALDNHQKALKSRLAHFGKIHPEVANSYNSLGSVYQHKGEYDTALEYHLKALQMRRTIYGEKHLRTADSYNNLGSLYRVRGEYTKALEYLQKGLQIRRATLKESHHSVSESYIRLGSLYQVTGEYEKALEYHQKALQGFLATFGKVHPAVADSYKELGNTYFDKGEYDKALENYQQTLEIRRVVSGEAHTSVGNSYYVIGNVYAAKGEYDKALEYFHKALQIRVAVHGEMHHNVADSYNNLGNIYQAKGDYTLALEYHQKALLIRLKVLNESHPKVADSYNNLGKLYYAKKDYGKALEYHQKAVNTYLKSLGESHPGVAEAYNNLGNIYQAQGDYKLALEYHQKALQGYRKTFGNAHPGVADTYNYLGNVYRLKDEPRKSLQLFQKAIMANVPSFQDSLISHNPILAGHTKPYLTPVTLLLSLQSKAEVLEHLFNQSHAIKDLILALQTSCSADSVAYKIQQNYTGENDKVAFTASAMKLYQQALPLCLKVYQLTKDQRYLDKAFYFAERGKASVLTASLAESKAKTFAEIPDSLLQQDQLFRSQMAQFSQRLVKELAKGKEADSSKLVFYQNNLFRAHLQQEKLVNQLEKKYPKFYSLKYQLQAVTPKQLQGVLDEKTALLDYVLTDTLLQVFIMGRKFYKVESVVLDSLFQRRLTAFRESILYKDHDLHQQVAYALYQLFIPASLPKSIKSLIIIPAGELTTFPFEALLTKPREVKEDKRKAYLLKKYNVSYAYSAGLLYERLIQTQETENKQLLAMAPVFESPARSNQRANIQTKLFHQENYEESELERVNNRNNITSQIINQQLDNVDIERNKKYYSDVRNNIIPETLLLEGKYPRPLPASEREVKNIAQLFQAKGVPAKVFLHQQASENQIKSLETAQYNFIHLATHGFVNEKYPELSGLVLAPDKTDQEDGILYTGEIYNLHLKADLVTLSACETGLGKIVPSEGVIGLTRALLYAGAKNIMVSVWKVSDESTADLMEDFYRQLLSGKSKARALHAAKRKMLKQDRYSQPYYWAPFILIGK
- a CDS encoding inorganic diphosphatase encodes the protein MSQFRSGYGWWVVLALGVIACKTDYENLPAFTEKKYLQAVVEIPAGTNQVLKYDSKTQEFRNTTGQSIQFLPYPGNFGFIPSTKTPGEKAGDEQAMDILVLSESQPSGTVIEVLPIGMLLLERDGLPDPKVIAVPAKPTQQIMEATDYATLNRKYPAIKEIITQWFAHANPSQKVRILGWKNERYTEDEIRRRLR